A genomic stretch from Gopherus flavomarginatus isolate rGopFla2 chromosome 3, rGopFla2.mat.asm, whole genome shotgun sequence includes:
- the FER gene encoding tyrosine-protein kinase Fer isoform X14, whose product MGFGSDLKYSHDALIKLQDWELRLLETVKKFMAMRVKSDKEYASTLQNLCNQVDKESTSQLDYISNVSKSWLLMVQQTEQLSRIMKTHAEDLNSGPLHRLTMMIKDKQQVKKSYIGVHQQIEAEMFKVTKTELEKLKSSYRQLIKEVNSAKEKYKEAVAKGLFRT is encoded by the exons ATGGGGTTTGGAAGTGACCTGAAGTATTCTCATGATGCTTTGATAAAATTGCAAGATTGGGAGTTACGACTACTAGAAACTGTGAAGAAATTTATGGCCATGCgagtaaaaagtgacaaagaataTGCATCCACTTTACAAAATCTTTGTAATCAAGTTGATAAAGAGAGTACTTCCCAACTGGATTATATTAGCAATGTATCCAAG TCTTGGCTGCTTATGGTACAGCAGACAGAGCAACTTAGCAGGATAATGAAGACACATGCAGAAGATCTTAACTCTGGGCCACTACATAGACTTACAATGATGATCAAAGACAAGCAACAAGTAAAGAAGAGTTACATAGGTGTTCATCAGCAAATTGAGGCAGAGATGTTCAAG GTCACAAAGACAGAACTGGAGAAATTAAAATCTAGTTACAGACAATTAATAAAAGAAGTTAACTCTGCCAAAGAGAAGTATAAAGAAGCTGTGGCTAAAG GTTTATTCAGAACATGA